In Opisthocomus hoazin isolate bOpiHoa1 chromosome 14, bOpiHoa1.hap1, whole genome shotgun sequence, the following proteins share a genomic window:
- the TIMM8A gene encoding mitochondrial import inner membrane translocase subunit Tim8 A has translation MDAPSAGGLGGADPQLQRFIEVETQKQRFQQLVHQMTELCWEKCMDKPGPKLDSRAETCFVNCVERFIDTSQFILNRLEQTQKSKSAFSESLSD, from the exons ATGGACGCGCCGTCCGCCGGCGGGCTGGGCGGCGCCGACCCCCAGCTCCAGCGCTTCATCGAGGTGGAGACGCAGAAGCAGCGCTTCCAGCAGCTGGTGCACCAGATGACCGAGCTCTGCTGG GAGAAGTGCATGGACAAGCCGGGTCCGAAGCTGGACAGCCGCGCCGAGACGTGCTTCGTGAACTGCGTGGAGCGCTTCATCGACACCAGCCAGTTCATCCTGAACCGGCTGGAGCAGACGCAGAAGTCTAAGTCGGCCTTCTCGGAGAGCCTGTCCGACTGA